CAGACCGTAGCCCTTATTTGGCCCTTCCCGATACGGCGGTATTAATCACCTCAACCCCAAAACCTACAACTTTTGACGGGTTCACTAAAAAAGACAAAATGGGTTCATTTTTTATCGGTGGTGGCACAATCGCGGATTTTGGGATACTTGTTCCTCCTTGACATTTTTTCCGTCTTGAACTAATGTCCCACTGTTTTTCAGGCAACTTACCTGTTCTGCTCTCAAGCTGCCCCTGCAAAAGTGGCGACCATCTTCTTGACTCCGCAGTGTTGGGGTAGGCAAAATTGAGTGCCTTTTAACTCTACAAAAAGTATCAAGCAGCAACAAAATATTATCAAACAGGGGGTGTGATACCATGAACATGCTGATTTTTGGACCTAATGGAAGCGGCAAGGGAACCCAGGGCGCTTTGATCAAAAAAAAGTTCACCGTTTTGCACATAGAAACAGGGGTCATTTTTCGGGAGAATATCAAGAAAAAGACAGATATGGGCAACAGAGCCAAGGAATTTATTGAACGGGGCGAGTTGGTGCCCGATGAGATAACCGTCCCGATGATCCTCAATCGTCTGCAGGAAAGCGATTGCAAAAACGGGTGGCTGCTCGACGGCTTTCCCCGCAATCTGACCCAGGCCAAAGCCCTTGCAAATGCCTTGAATGAAGCCGGAATAAAACTCAATTATGTTATCGAAATAGTCCTTCCCCGCGAGATCGCCAAGAAACGGATCATGGGACGTCGTATTTGCGCGGTTGACAACAATCACCCCAACAATATCTTCATTGACGCGATAAAACCCCTCGAAAAGGAGGGAAAATTACATTGCCGCGTCTGCGGCTCCGACCAATTGGGCATCCGGGCCGATGATCAGGACGAGGCGGCAATCGACAGACGTCACGACATCTACTACGACAAGAAAACGGGAACGCTTGCCGCGGTCAATTATTTCCGGAGTCTCACTACTTTAATAGAAGTTGACGGAGCGCCCGGCGTAGAGGAAGTCTCTCGGTCGCTCATAGCCAGACTCGCCTGAGGGAGCGTTTCCTGAAAGTCGCAAGGCACCGCAACTAAACAGGGACACTATGCACATATAATGGACAAAATAAGAAATTTCAGCATTATAGCTCACATTGACCACGGCAAGTCAACCCTTGCCGACCGGCTTATCCAGTTTACCGGCATTGTCGAGGATCGCAATTTTCAGGATCAGATACTCGACAATATGGACATAGAACGCGAGCGGGGAATTACGATCAAAAGCCAGGTAGTTTCTTTGCCCTACCGGGCCAAGAACGGCATCGATTATACGCTTAATCTGATCGATACCCCTGGTCACGTGGATTTCAGCTATGAAGTGTCGCGCTCGCTGGCCTCCTGCGAAGGGGTCTTGCTGCTCATCGACGCCGCGCAAGGGGTGCAGGCCCAGACCCTGGCCAACCTCTATCTGGCCATGGAACACAATCTGGAGATAATCGTAGTCATCAACAAGATAGACCTGCCGTCCGCGGATGTGGACAGGGTAATCGAGCAGATCGAATCGGAACTGGGGCTGGATGCGACCGACCACCTGAAATGTTCAGCAAAAATGGCAATCGGCATCGAGGAGATCCTGGAAGCCATCGTGACGCGGGTCCCTCCGCCACAGGGCGATCCGGAAGCGCCGCTCGCGGCCTTGATCTTTGACGCCAAATATGACCCCTTCCGGGGAACGGTGGTCCATTGCCGGATCTTCAATGGAACCGTAAAGGCAGGCGATGTCATTCGCTTTTTTTATAACAATGCCTCCTACAGGGTGGAAGAGGTCGGCCATTTCCTCCTGCAGCGCGAGAAAAGGGAGAGTCTCAACGCTGGGGATGTGGGTTACATAATTGCCGGTGTGAAGACGGTCTCGGATGTGCGCACCGGCGACACGATAACGCTGGAAAACCGTCCCTGCGCAAAACCGCTGCCCGGATTCAAGGAGGTGAAACCTGTTGTTTTCGCTTCTATTTATCCGATTGCCGCCGACGATTACTCGGATCTTTCCGATTCCCTTGATAAATTCAAACTCAACGATGCCTCTTTCATCTACGAAAAAGATTCATCCACCGCCTTGGGACAGGGGTTCCGGTGCGGCTTTCTGGGGCTTCTCCACCTCGATATCGTCCAGGAACGTCTGGAGAGGGAATTCGACCTGTCTATTATCATCTCCGTCCCCAGTGTCCGGTTCCGGTTCACCCTAAAGGACGGCACAGTATTATTTGTTGACAATCCCGCACATTATCCCGATCAGTTGTCCATTATGAAAGCGGAGGAACCCTACATACGGGCAGCCCTGATGCTGCCGGAGCGTTATCTGGGCGTCGTCATGAAGCTCTGCATGGAAAAAAGGGGCGTCAACTCAACCCTGAGCTATCCGAACCCCGGGCGCGCCGAGCTTACCTACGAGATGCCGCTTGCCGAGGTAATCTTCGATTTCTATGACCGTTTCAAGTCCATCACCCAGGGATACGGTTCTTTTGACTATGATATAATCGACTATCGGGAAAGCAGCCTCGTGTTGCTCGATATTCTAGTGAACGGGGAAAAGGTGGATGCGCTGTCGCAAATCGTCCACAGGGAACGGGCCCGTTCCCGCGGTCTTCAGGCATGCGAGCGGCTCAAGGAGGAAATCCCCCGGCAGATGTTCAAAATAGCGATTCAGGGGGCAATCGGCGGCGAGGTTATCTCCCGAACGACTATCTCCGCATTTCGCAAGGACGTAATTGCGAAGTGTTATGGCGGCGATATTTCCCGGAAGAGAAAGCTTCTCGAAAAGCAGAAGAAGGGCAAAAAACGGATGAAGATGATCGGCAATGTGAGTATTCCGCAAAGCGCCTTCCTCGCCGTATTGAAATCAGATACGGAATAAAAGTGCGGTCGCCCGGGCTGTACATTCATGTTCCTTTTTGCTTGAGCAAGTGCCACTACTGTGGTTTTTACTCCACAACCCAAACCTCCTTGATCGAAGGCTACCTTGCTGCCCTTTGCCGGGAAATGGATCATTACAAAAACTGGGTGGCAACTTTCGACACCTTCTATATAGGCGGCGGCACCCCTTCCGTCCTTTCGCCCCGGCAAATTGCAAGCCTTATCAGGGATGCCCGGAAAAACTTCAGTATTTCCGAGGGGGCCGAGATCACCGTCGAAACAAACCCCGCCGATACAACAGACGATCTGTTGCAGGTTCTTTATGAAAGCGGAGTGAACCGGCTAAGTATCGGCGTTCAATCCTTCAACGATGACCTCCTTGCTTTTCTGGGCAGACGCCATCGGGCCGGGCAGGCAAAGACCGCTGTAAAGTCTGCAAAAGAGGCCGGATTTGAGAACGTCTCCCTCGATCTGATCTATGGCATCCCCGGGCAAGACATAAGGGGATGGGAGAAAACGCTCCAGCAGGCTGTCTGGCTCCATCCCGAGCATCTATCCTGCTACCAGTTGACCGTGGAGGAAGGAACGCCTATGGCGTGTGCAATGGCAAAGGGCGAAATCACCCTTCCCGACGAGCAATTGCAGGCCGAATTCTTTTTTTGCACTGCCGAACTGCTCGAAAAAGCGGGGTATCTCCAGTACGAGGTCTCCAATTTCGCCCTTCCGGGCAGAGAATCGCGCCATAATCAAAAATACTGGAACCACAATCCATCTCTCGGGTTAGGGCCCTCCGCCCATTCTTTTTCGGGGACTGAACGATACTGGAACCACGCCGCCGTCCGCACCTACATCGAAGAGCTCACGGCCGGACGATTGCCCGTAGCCCAGCGAGAAGCACTCGACCCGGAAAAGCTCCGCCTGGAGGCCCTCTTTCTGGGATTCAGGACCCGGCGGGGAATATGTCTGGAGGAGTTTTGCGTTCGCTACGGTCAGGATTTGCTAAAAGAAAAAAAAACTGCGATAGATCAGCTCATCGCTGGTGGTTTCGTTAAGCTAAGCCGTGGTTTTCTAAAACCGACGCGCCAAGGCCTGGCCGTTGCTGACAGTCTCGCACTGATTTAGGGCGGCGCGAGACGACCATTCGCGCAGCCAGCTCCGCATCCCGGATAACGAAAGGTTACCAGTTTATCAAACGGAAAAATAAATTCAGCAAGATCGAAAAAATAACCGCGGCGGTAAGATTGATGCAAAATACCAGAGCCGATTTTTTGATCCCCAATTCCCTGATGGAAACCATGAAACTCGCCATACAGGGCATGTAAAGGGTCAGCAGGACACTTGCAACCACGATGGCGCCGGGGGCAAGATTAAAGGGAACAAGCAGGGCAATGGATACATCCTTGCGGAGGAAACCAAGCGTCAAGACGGAAACAGTTTCCGGCGGCAACCCGAGCATGCCCGTTACCACAGGCTTGAAAAACTGCGCCAGACCATTGAGCAAACCGGCCGTCTCCAGCAGGCCAACTATCAGCACTCCCAGGATGATCATCGGCACCGCATCGATTATGAAATCCTTCAGGCGGAGGTACAATTTCCTTCCCAGAATGGAAGCGGTCGGAATCTGGTAAGGGGGAATCTCGATAAACAGCTCCGGCGTCTCCCCTTTCAGCATCCGGCTGAGAATATACGAGCTGACGATTCCCACAAAGGCTATCGAAAGAAAAACAACGAAGGTGTATTTTAGCGGATAAGGGGAAAGCAGACTGAAGATCATCGCCGTCTGGGGCATGCAGGGGGCCAGAGTCAATGTCAGCGCCGTCGCTATAACCCGTTCGCGAGGCGTTTCCAGGACCCTTGTCGCCAGGATTGCCGGCACCTTGCAACCCAACCCGAGCATAAGCGGGACCGTGCCATAACCGTGCAGGCCAATATGGTGCAGATAACTGTCGAGAAGAACCGCCAGTCTCGGAAGATAACCGACATCCTCTAACAGGCTGAGGACAAAATAGAAGGAGACAATATAGGGAAGGACCGTCACGAATGGCAGGTAGAGGCCGGTTGTCAAAAGGCCGAATGATTGCATCGGTTCCGGGGTAGCGCCCAGAAGCATGGTTTTAAGAAATCCGTCGCCGAGGCCTCCCAGAGACGTTTTTAAAAACGGCATCCACGCCCCGGTAAAAAGCGGGTCGAGAAGATAATTTATAAGTCCTTCTCCAACATTGCGTATTATCAGAAAAACGGCGAACATGACCAGGGCGGCAATGGGAAGCCCAGTCGCAGGACGCGAGGTTGCATCCTGCATTTTTTCAAGGAATGTGGCATGCCGGTGGGTTATTTTTTGACATTCGGCCGTGATGCGTCCAATCAATTTCCAGCGGTCGTCGGCGTTTTCGGGAGGCTGGGCGGGCAGAGACAATAGCCCCTTTTTAAAATCATCCATGGCGGCTTTCAGCTCGGCGATCCCCTCTCCGGTCGTCGCCACAAAAGGAATAACCCTTATCCCCAGGTGTTTTTGCAGAATGGCTGTGTCGATGTTCACACCGTGAGTATTGGCTATATCCCACTTGTTCAGCAGGATGATGATGGGGACGCCCAGTGAAGATAGCTCAAGCGTATAAAAAAGATTACGTTCCAGATTGGTGGCATCGACTACGTTTAGAATAAGGGACTTGTCTTCGCCGGCAAGCAAACCGGAAGCGACCTCCTCCGCCTTGTTTGTCGCCTGATGACTGTAAGCCCCCGGCACATCGATAATGGTGAAACGCTCTCCGGCCAAAACAGTGTGCCCGGAGGTATATTCAACGGTTGTACCCGGGTAATTTGAAGAAATGACCTCGAGTCCAGTCAGACGGGCAAAAACGACGCTCTTACCGACATTGGGATTGCCCGCCAGCATCAACTTGCGCGGTTTTATTTTTACAATAATCTGGGACGCCATGCCCTGACCCAAAGCGAGGCTTGTCCCCATAACTTCAACAATGGAGGGTCCATTGGAATCGGCAGGCGAACGCTTCACGATATTCCTGCCCTTGTAAAGACCCATGGCTTTGAGTTTTGTTTCCAGGAGCGCTCCGCCCTGGATCTCTATTATTTGGGCCGTTTCATTTTCACGCAGCGAAAGGAGCGTAGCCACATCCACGGGATTCATAATGCCGCCCCTTTTAAAATGAATTTGTACAATAGTTGCAACTTGACCTTATCCTTCCTGTGCGGGTTCTATCCTCAGCCGCACTTGCTGTCAAGGAGTTTTTAGCGGCGGTTGCCAGGCCGGGTTTGAACATGTCTTATAAAATTAATTTGACTTTATTTCATAATTTCGATAGAAGCGGACAAACCGTTTAAGCATATCTATGACAATGAGTTGAAAATATCAGCAACATTAATAAATAGCAGCGACTTGGAATCGGCAGAAAGGGATATTTATGAAATGGATTGATTTGCCACGGATTGCACTGGGCATCCTCTTTGCGTTAATTTTGTTATCCGGAAATGCCCTTGCCAAGCAGCAATATAAGGTCCAGCGCGGCGACACCCTATCGGCAATCGCCGAGAAAAACGCCGTCACAGTAACTGCCCTTAAAGAGACCAACCATCTGAAAAACAGCAAACTCAATCTAAATCAGACTTTGATTATACCATCTGCCAAAGCGGAACTGGAAACTGCCAATCCGTCCCCAAAGAAAAAAGCCGAGTTTTACTCTGTTAAAAAAGAGGATATCAATCTTGCCGCTCTGTCCGACCTCTCTGAAAAGAACGAAGCGGTTCTTGGCGATAACGAAAAAAAGAAACTGCTGGGCGAATGGAAAACACCTGATGAACAGCAAATGCTGGTCAAGGTGGCGCTTGCCTTCCTCGGCGCCCCCTATCGTTTAGGCGGATATTCTGTCCGGGGGATAGACTGCTCCGGTTTTGTCAAGAAAATATATTCGCTGTTCGGCATTGATCTTCCGCGAACGGCTGCCGAACAATCCCATGTCGGCATCGAAGTTGCCAAGAGCAACCTGGTGGAAGGGGATCTTATCTTCTTCAATGAAAATAGCAGGATTGGTCATGTCGGCATTTACATCGGCGGAGATAAATTTGTCCATGCTGCCTCACAAAACAAGGGAGTCCGCGTGGACAGCCTCAATTCTTCTTACTATAAAAACCATTATAAAAGAGCCGTTCGCCTGAAGGCAAGCGATAATGCCACCTAAGCGGCAACTCGCCTGATCAGCCATTCAGGTTCAGGCGCCTTTCGCCGAGATGCATAGGCAGAATGACCGTCAGCACGCAGATCAGTGAGACCATGCAGAAGGAGCCTGCCAGCCATACCCATTGCAGGACGGCAAGTCTTCTGCCCTGAATGTCAGCCATAAAATACTGATAGACGGGCCCCGCTTCAAGGATAATTACCGCCGCGATAAACCCGGCGGAAATCAGCATAAACAGCAGTCCGCCAAAACTGGTGACCGACTGAGCGGGATTTTCGGAATGAAAATCATTGTATGCAGCGCCGAGTCCTATTCCTAGAGCAATAATCCCCGGGGTCACAAGAAAAATTGTCGCAACCGATAAAACCATCATAAAGGTCTCGACTTGAAGAAAAATATTCGAGATAACGATAAGAAACTCGCTGAGCACTGCCAGCGGAATGTAATATACCAGGAATTTCACCCAGAGAAACTTGCGTAGTTCAACGGGCGCCGCCCTGATGATCCAGAAGGCATCTCCCTCGCAAATCACAGCCGGATAAACAAATCTGGCCGCTATTGCCGTCAGAACGAAGGCTGCCAGTCCCATGTTCAAAAAAGCGAATATGTTCTGTACGTACACCGTTCGGATTTTTGCCTGATTTACCGGCAAAACGGAAAAGTTGTAAAGATAGATAATAATCAGGGCCGCGATCAAAAAAAGCTGCGTCCACTGAGTCTGGTCGCGGAAAAAGGTCCGGACTTCCTTTACTGCCATCGCCCGGACGGGTCTGGCAATCATTCCGAAGAGTCGCTGACGCCGGGGAGAGATAACCGTTTTGTGGACAAGAAGCCTTGCCGACGCTGTCTGCGCCTTTGTATATCCGCTAAAATAAACAACCCCAGCCGTCCATTTGACGATAAAGTAAAGCGCCCCCGCACAGCTCCAGCAGAGAGTTAGATGAAAAAGGGCCTTCCCTTTTAGATTTTCCAGCGCCATTGTCAGGCTGTCAAATGCCCAGGTTGTCGGCAGGAACGGCGAGCCGGCTGTTTGCATCTCCTTCAAATACAAAATAAGACTGGCGAAGCTCTCCGGATTAACCAGCCTTTCCGGGCGCATCAGACGAAAGGCCACGATCAGCGCGACGACAAAAAGCAGCCCCAGGAAAACGAAAAGAGCGCGAATTCTCCCGGCGGGAAGAATATAAGCTGCCATCAATACCAGAAAGACTCCTAGCGCCGAGGCGGTGATGCAAAGTGAGATCATCGTCATGCCTGCCGTCAGATAATAAAATGCATGCGCCTTATAAACAATGCCATACGAAAGAAAAACCGGCATGCTGAAGAAAAGCGCCATCCAGGAACTGTCGATGACGCTTTCTATCCAGCGCGCGAGGAAGATCTTTTCGCGTTTTACCGGCAGAGAATGCACAAGAATAAGGTCGCGACTCAGGTAGAGTTTGGAGAGGGAAACGACTATGCCGCTGAAGACAAGCAGCGAGAAGATGGTCATGATCACCATCGAAAGCAACTTCTGGGCAAGTATATCGCCGAATTCCTCGATGCCTCGAAAATATGTCAGTACTCGATAAAAAGCAATGAACACGCCTGTCCAGAAGAGGATGCCAATAAAGGTAAAAATCAGCATCCGCCGGCGACGGTTTCCCCCGTTCCGGGAAATGCCCTCGTTTTTGAAAGAGAGGCAGCGCGGCAGAAGCAACAGCCATATCTCTTTCATGAAGCCCCTTCCCCTTCGCTTTTTTGGGTAAGCCG
This window of the Syntrophobacterales bacterium genome carries:
- the lepA gene encoding translation elongation factor 4, with product MDKIRNFSIIAHIDHGKSTLADRLIQFTGIVEDRNFQDQILDNMDIERERGITIKSQVVSLPYRAKNGIDYTLNLIDTPGHVDFSYEVSRSLASCEGVLLLIDAAQGVQAQTLANLYLAMEHNLEIIVVINKIDLPSADVDRVIEQIESELGLDATDHLKCSAKMAIGIEEILEAIVTRVPPPQGDPEAPLAALIFDAKYDPFRGTVVHCRIFNGTVKAGDVIRFFYNNASYRVEEVGHFLLQREKRESLNAGDVGYIIAGVKTVSDVRTGDTITLENRPCAKPLPGFKEVKPVVFASIYPIAADDYSDLSDSLDKFKLNDASFIYEKDSSTALGQGFRCGFLGLLHLDIVQERLEREFDLSIIISVPSVRFRFTLKDGTVLFVDNPAHYPDQLSIMKAEEPYIRAALMLPERYLGVVMKLCMEKRGVNSTLSYPNPGRAELTYEMPLAEVIFDFYDRFKSITQGYGSFDYDIIDYRESSLVLLDILVNGEKVDALSQIVHRERARSRGLQACERLKEEIPRQMFKIAIQGAIGGEVISRTTISAFRKDVIAKCYGGDISRKRKLLEKQKKGKKRMKMIGNVSIPQSAFLAVLKSDTE
- a CDS encoding C40 family peptidase translates to MKWIDLPRIALGILFALILLSGNALAKQQYKVQRGDTLSAIAEKNAVTVTALKETNHLKNSKLNLNQTLIIPSAKAELETANPSPKKKAEFYSVKKEDINLAALSDLSEKNEAVLGDNEKKKLLGEWKTPDEQQMLVKVALAFLGAPYRLGGYSVRGIDCSGFVKKIYSLFGIDLPRTAAEQSHVGIEVAKSNLVEGDLIFFNENSRIGHVGIYIGGDKFVHAASQNKGVRVDSLNSSYYKNHYKRAVRLKASDNAT
- a CDS encoding fused ferrous iron transport protein A/B — protein: MNPVDVATLLSLRENETAQIIEIQGGALLETKLKAMGLYKGRNIVKRSPADSNGPSIVEVMGTSLALGQGMASQIIVKIKPRKLMLAGNPNVGKSVVFARLTGLEVISSNYPGTTVEYTSGHTVLAGERFTIIDVPGAYSHQATNKAEEVASGLLAGEDKSLILNVVDATNLERNLFYTLELSSLGVPIIILLNKWDIANTHGVNIDTAILQKHLGIRVIPFVATTGEGIAELKAAMDDFKKGLLSLPAQPPENADDRWKLIGRITAECQKITHRHATFLEKMQDATSRPATGLPIAALVMFAVFLIIRNVGEGLINYLLDPLFTGAWMPFLKTSLGGLGDGFLKTMLLGATPEPMQSFGLLTTGLYLPFVTVLPYIVSFYFVLSLLEDVGYLPRLAVLLDSYLHHIGLHGYGTVPLMLGLGCKVPAILATRVLETPRERVIATALTLTLAPCMPQTAMIFSLLSPYPLKYTFVVFLSIAFVGIVSSYILSRMLKGETPELFIEIPPYQIPTASILGRKLYLRLKDFIIDAVPMIILGVLIVGLLETAGLLNGLAQFFKPVVTGMLGLPPETVSVLTLGFLRKDVSIALLVPFNLAPGAIVVASVLLTLYMPCMASFMVSIRELGIKKSALVFCINLTAAVIFSILLNLFFRLINW
- a CDS encoding adenylate kinase: MNMLIFGPNGSGKGTQGALIKKKFTVLHIETGVIFRENIKKKTDMGNRAKEFIERGELVPDEITVPMILNRLQESDCKNGWLLDGFPRNLTQAKALANALNEAGIKLNYVIEIVLPREIAKKRIMGRRICAVDNNHPNNIFIDAIKPLEKEGKLHCRVCGSDQLGIRADDQDEAAIDRRHDIYYDKKTGTLAAVNYFRSLTTLIEVDGAPGVEEVSRSLIARLA
- the hemW gene encoding radical SAM family heme chaperone HemW, translated to MRSPGLYIHVPFCLSKCHYCGFYSTTQTSLIEGYLAALCREMDHYKNWVATFDTFYIGGGTPSVLSPRQIASLIRDARKNFSISEGAEITVETNPADTTDDLLQVLYESGVNRLSIGVQSFNDDLLAFLGRRHRAGQAKTAVKSAKEAGFENVSLDLIYGIPGQDIRGWEKTLQQAVWLHPEHLSCYQLTVEEGTPMACAMAKGEITLPDEQLQAEFFFCTAELLEKAGYLQYEVSNFALPGRESRHNQKYWNHNPSLGLGPSAHSFSGTERYWNHAAVRTYIEELTAGRLPVAQREALDPEKLRLEALFLGFRTRRGICLEEFCVRYGQDLLKEKKTAIDQLIAGGFVKLSRGFLKPTRQGLAVADSLALI